The Solea senegalensis isolate Sse05_10M linkage group LG4, IFAPA_SoseM_1, whole genome shotgun sequence genome includes a region encoding these proteins:
- the LOC122767699 gene encoding complement C1q subcomponent subunit C-like, translating into MRGYYGIAVGVALLLTTGQCDTSCGGIDGQPGVVGVAGRDGWPGEKGQKGEPGSLSGGLGSVLLKLRGERGSRGLQGPMGPKGYHGDVGAAGRPGKPGRRGPSGDILSQGQSGRQAHVAFSVIRRDRSYPRPAGSGSQTITYQSTVVNKPGDIVAATGIFTCRVPGVYYFTFHSVAKVSMCLRIASQAVALGFCDNNKGKSDHVLSGGAVLQLTLGQRVWLESFRDQQTESEMRDTQDKQIIFNGFLIFPDAQ; encoded by the exons ATGAGAGGTTATTATGGGATAGCTGTGGGCGTGGCCTTGCTCTTGACCACCGGCCAATGTGACACGAGCTGTGGAGGAATAGACGGTCAACCCGGAGTCGTAGGAGTGGCAGGTCGAGATGGATGGCCCGGGGAGAAGGGACAGAAAGGAGAGCcag GGTCCCTGTCCGGTGGACTGGGAAGTGTCCTTCTGAAgctgaggggagagagggggagtcGTGGTTTACAAGGACCGATGGGGCCTAAAGGTTACCACGGAGACGTGGGAGCAGCAGGTCGCCCTGGGAAACCAGGACGCCGCGGTCCTAGTGGAGACATTCTTAGTCAAG GACAGTCCGGTCGTCAGGCCCACGTGGCCTTCTCCGTCATCAGGAGAGACAGAAGTTACCCTCGCCCGGCCGGCAGCGGATCACAG ACAATAACCTACCAGTCCACTGTGGTCAACAAACCTGGCGACATTGTTGCAGCCACAGGTATCTTCACCTGCAGAGTTCCTGGCGTTTATTACTTCACTTTTCACTCTGTTGCCAAG gttAGCATGTGCCTGCGTATAGCCAGTCAGGCTGTGGCTCTGGGATTCTGTGATAACAACAAGGGAAAAAGTGATCAC gtgCTGTCAGGGGGCGCTGTTCTGCAGCTCACGCTGGGACAGAGAGTTTGGCTCGAGTCCTTCAGAGACCAGCAGACGGAGTCTGAAATGCGGGACACGCAGGACAAACAGATCATCTTCAACGGCTTCCTGATCTTCCCAGATGCTCAGTGA
- the LOC122767738 gene encoding nuclear factor 7, ovary-like, whose product MSFCSDEDLTCPVCQDIFKDPVVLSCSHSFCRNCLHSWWREKPAQACPVCKRRSSRSEPPSNLALKNLCLTFVLQRRQRASAETESVCSLHGEKLKLFCLDHQQPACLICRDSNMHSNHRFRPIHELAQDLREELQNLLEPLQQRLKLYHRVRDICDQTAEHIQVQARHTERQIREQFEKLHRFLQEEEEARISILREEEEQKSQRMKEESESLSRDTAALSNSIRATEDQLRAEDAAFLLNYKAALERVQQRPLLDEPRPLSGALIDEAKHLGNLTFSIWNRMRDMVSYTPVILDPNTANAEFILSEDLTSVRHGERRKLPENPERVNYHRSVRGREGFSSGIHSWDVDVRDNPAWFVGAVAEFDHAGQIKSSFWQIEFYNRRYSARMFGDSPVVLRLRKKLHRIRVYLDWNRGKLSFFDPDSNTHIHTFTHTFTDRLFPCMGTLNHLPLKIVSGKISVSRDDIAQKPTR is encoded by the coding sequence ATGTCTTTCTGCAGTGACGAGGACCTTACCTGTCCCGTGTGTCAGGACATTTTCAAAGACCCTGTGGTTCTCTCGTGCAGCCACAGCTTCTGCAGAAACTGTCTGCACTCGTGGTGGAGAGAGAAACCCGCACAGGCGTGTCCCGTGTGTAAGAGGAGATCATCGAGGAGCGAGCCGCCCTCTAACCTGGCTTTGAAGAACCTGTGCTTGACGTTTGTGCTGCAGCGGCGACAGAGAGCGTCAGCAGAGACCGAGTCCGTGTGCAGTCTTCACGGTGAGAAGCTCAAACTCTTCTGTCTGGACCATCAGCAGCCGGCGTGTCTCATCTGCAGAGACTCAAACATGCACAGCAACCACCGCTTCAGGCCCATCCATGAATTAGCTCAGGACCTCAGAGAAGAGCTGCAGAACCTCCTGGAGCCTCTGCAGCAGAGGCTGAAGCTCTACCATCGAGTCAGAGACATCTGCGACCAAACTGCAGAACACATTCAGGTCCAGGCCCGGCACACTGAGAGGCAGATCAGGGAGCAGTTTGAGAAGCTTCACCGGTtcctgcaggaggaagaggaggccaGGATCAGCAttctgagggaggaggaggagcagaagagcCAGAGGATGAAGGAGGAGAGCGAGTCTCTGAGCAGGGACACAGCAGCTCTGTCAAACTCCATCAGAGCCACCGAGGACCAGCTCAGAGCTGAAGACGCCGCTTTCCTGCTCAATTACAAGGCTGCACTGGAGAGAGTccagcagcgccccctgctggacgaGCCACGGCCGCTCTCAGGAGCTCTGATTGATGAGGCCAAACATCTGGGCAACCTGACCTTCAGCATCTGGAACAGGATGAGGGACATGGTCTCCTACACACCGGTGATTCTGGACCCAAACACGGCTAACGCAGAATTCATCCTGTCCGAGGATCTGACCAGCGTGAGACACGGAGAGAGGCGGAAACTTCCGGAAAACCCAGAGAGGGTCAACTACCACCGCTCCGTGCGCGGCCGGGAGGGCTTCAGCTCGGGGATTCACTCATGGGACGTCGACGTGCGGGACAACCCGGCCTGGTTCGTTGGTGCCGTGGCAGAGTTTGACCACGCGGGACAAATCAAATCCAGTTTCTGGCAAATCGAGTTTTACAACCGTCGGTACAGCGCGCGCATGTTTGGCGACTCCCCCGTGGTTCTGCGGCTGAGGAAGAAACTGCACAGGATCCGGGTTTATCTGGACTGGAACAGAGGGAAACTGTCTTTCTTTGATCCcgacagtaacacacacatacacaccttcacacacaccttcactgACAGGCTGTTTCCATGTATGGGAACTTTGAATCATCTCCCACTGAAGATCGTGTCTGGGAAGATCAGCGTGAGCAGAGACGACATCGCCCAAAAACCAACGCGCTAA